The Glycine soja cultivar W05 chromosome 15, ASM419377v2, whole genome shotgun sequence region catgaatttttttttaaaaaaaattcaagttaaaaATGAGAGGAATACTAACATCTTCAAATCCCGTGGTTGCCCTGACTTATTGATGGTGGAGAGAAGAGATCACAAAAGCGAATGACGAACGAACAAAAATGAGAATAACATGACTGCAATtgtaaagaagaaaatgaaacacaaattaataagaatgaagaaagaagagataaatccATAATCATCGTATGTTACGATGATTTGATTGGATaacaattaaagtaattaaaaaaattcaattggaATAATATGTTTACTATTACTATTAGCATCAacattgaataaattaaataaatattaattgattacatgttaataatttaataaataaattaataataacagtTAAAGTATTATATATTAACCTTAATGATACgataattcaaattcaaattagaaaatttaaaatcttgcatgattttagattcaattttatagacacaataaggaaaaacatgaaacaaacaactataactaaataataataatagccaATCCATCTAAAAAATTTGTCATTCTATGGGAATATGTTGTAGTCACTACTAATGACACATGTTGTCCTATCATATTGTTCCCATCTTTCTTTGTActctttcttaatttttgttatttttttgttttgattagttattgttattattattattattattattattattattattctccaTTCCTTTCTCAGGGCCGCACTCTTCCATTCCACCCCTCCCCTGCAACGTAAACGCCGCAATCATTGGGACTCCGTTAGTTTCTCTCAGTTCCCTTTGCTTTATCTTTTTGTCATTTGATTCAACAACTTCTCTTGATTTATAtcaatttttgtctcttttaaTTATGGGTCTACATTATACAACTCACTCATTTCGCCAACCAATAATATGATCTACTATTACTATAAGCAAAGAATAGgttgtttattttacaaaagtgagaataaaaaaaatgcataatctCGAGCAACAAACATTGAGTAAGAATCAATGACTTATTTGTCATAtaagaataacaaaaaacaaatagcTTCCAATCATTGGTTGATGGAAGAGCTACAATAActttaattttgtgaatattgaaGCGAGAACCCTATCCTTGTGGGAGTGTGAAAGCCTAAAAATTGATATACCCAaagtgagaataaaaaaatacaaaatcttagaaaaataaacattaaaacacaaaaaaaaaaagaatgttgttttaattaatataattttctattttcatcaaGCAAGAGCTATGAAAGATTGCTACTTGAGAAATTCTTCTTCCACCATCTTAGTAACAATGCATGCAGCTCATCAATAACACTTGATCAAGACACAGGGTTCCACATCTCTGACTCTGAAATGTTGACAaaaacttccaaaaaaaaaatattacatcatcACACTTGATCAAGCAGgagaaaaaacataataaaatagaatCGATCAATAAAGCCACAACTGCATGCAAtttaaattccaaaaaaaataaaaaatatgtgaaattaaaaaaattatcagacACAAATGATACACGAATATAGATTGAAGTGAGGGGATTGTAACAATGAGAATTAGGtatcaatcaaatttatttaaaacaaaatatttcagttaagatgtttaaaatttgaaatttgaattgtttgaGGCAATAATTACGAATCAATAAAAGTAAGAAGAGATTCTTCTTTGGAATGAGTATAAGACAATAATCATGAGATTTAATATCGATTGAAGTGCAAAACAATAGATATTTACCTGCATGTTGATGCTCTTCCTCCCATCATCTATGACTTTGAAATGCTGACAAAAACTTCcaagaaaaatattacatcaTCACACTTGATCAAGCaggaaaaaacataataaaatagaatCCATCAATAAAGTCACAATTGTatgcaattttaatttcaaaaaaatagagaatgtgtgaaattaaaaaaaaaatgaatagacATAAATGATACAGGAATATAGAATGAAGtgggaaaaaaattgtaacaatgAGAATTAGGTATCAATTAGAtttgtttaaaacaaaatatttcagttgagatgtttaaaatttgaattgtttaagACAATAATCAcgacacaataaatatttacctgcATGTTAATGCTCTTCCTCCCATCAGCTATGACTGTGAAATGCTGACAAAAacttccaaaaaaatattacatcatcACACTTGATCAAGCaggaaaaaaacataataaaataaaattcatcaatAAAGCACAACTGTATGCAATTTGAattccaaaaaatagaaaatatgtgaaattataaaaatggtaACAATGAGAATTAGGTATCAATcagatttatttaaaacaaaatatttcagttgagatgtttaaaatttgaaatttgaattgtttgaGTTAATAATCACGACACAGTAAAATTAAGAAGGGATTCTTCTTTTGGAATGAGTATGAGACAATAATCATGAAATTTAATATGGATTGAAGTGCAAAACAATAGATATTTACCTGCATGTTAATGCTCTTCCTCCCATCATCTATGACTCTGAAATGCTGACAAAAacttccaaaaaaatatattacatcatCACGCTTGATCAAGCAGGAAAAAAAGCATAATAAAATAGAATCCATCAAACTCTAAGTAAAATGCACAACAACAGTAACGAAGAATGACACCTtacctattttgtgattttcttGACCCTGCCTAAATGACAACCAAAACATACACCAAATAACATTAGGCAAGACAGGGATGGAAAAAAAAGGTAACGACCAAACATGCATAGATATTAGAAAACATAGGTATGGTCATTATAGCTTACCTCGAACATTCGTCTGTCAAACACCAAACAACATCAGATatatcagtttttgaaaaaaagagtCACCAGAAAGAAGCATGCAAAAAACAGatcaaaaactaacaaacttgCCTCGTGGATGCTCCTTCGTGGATCAGCTCATAAGAGGGAAAACcacaaacaaagcaaaaaatATTTACCTCTGTGAACAACAAATCAACAACAccacaaaaaatacaaaaaaaaaacattagataCCAAGCTgtagtgaaagaaaaagaaaaagaaagaagaaaataacttTGGGGTGATCGAGGGTTATGACAGCGATGCCGTTTTGATGAACAGAGCCCTTCAAAAATTCTTCAGCCATAGCGGAAAATACTTGCAGAGAAAAGGaaggttaaaaaaatagataccaAGCTacagtgaaagaaagaaaaaaggaaatacaTGTAGGTGAGTGTGTTGCAGTAAAACTCATCCTCAATTCGGATTGTAGGTTGCAACTTGCATGCATGGAGCCGGAATCGCTAGTAATTGCCCGCAtgaaggaagaaacaaaaagaataaaagaaaaggaggagaagattgaggaagagaaagatggagaaagagaagatTGAGGGAGAAAAAACAAACGCAGGAGAGAGAAGAAAGTAAGGAAAATAGGAGAAGATTGAGGAAGAGAAAgatggagaaagagaagatTGAGGGAGAAAACGCAACAACGAAGAAGCAACAACGACGTAGGAGAGAGAAGAAAGTTGTGATTATTAAGTGGAATTAAATGAGGAGTTTAAATCTGCCAATCAGGAAGCGACATGTGGCGAGGACAGTTCCAAGTATTAAGTGAAATTAAATGGGGAATTGAAATCCGTCAATCAGAAAGCGACACATGGCGGGGGCAACAAAAAAATGGTGCCAAAAAAGGGAGAGACAAAATGACCAAAAAAACCTGAAAAAGTAACATGTGTCAAAATTTTAGGTAGGGACACAACAGTCAATTCCAGGTACTTCTCTTTTATTAGATAGTATATAGATATTAAtagcttaattaagtttttcatacttagaatataagttattttcaaattactacctaacatttatttttttcttcaaccaaGTATtgcgttttattttattacccAACATTAGTCTGTATCTGTTAAGTGATGATATGACGACAGACGTAGTGTCACATCATTGCGTGTTATTATTAAACACGTAGGCACAAGTATTCAcgtcattattttgttttttttttcaattttaaaaaaataatattatatacattaataaaaaaatttaagcaatCATTGGTTTTTGGAAAACGTTGATTCCTCACAAACGTGACTTCATCTTCTTGGCAATGGTAGTCACTTTCTTCAATGGCCGATTGCGAGTATTATTGAGGTAGTGACTTCATATTAGTGGTCCCTTTCTTAGTGATTTTCTTCACAAACATGacttcatcttcatctttgTTGATGTGTACATGTTGTCGCATTTCCTTTGTTAGTAGTCCTTGTTATCTACAAATACGAGAGAGGAGTCATCTTCAAACATGacttcatcatcatctttgaTGTGTACACACACAATGCAATTAAggcttaaatgtaattttgatctgtttattttacttaatacacaattttggtcttccagtttcaaaatataaacattggatcctatattttagaaaatctaTGATTTTTGTCCCTATACTTTAGAAAATCCAtcattttagtttaatatttaattttgtctatgttttatttcttttattttttaccttgTGATTAGTTAAATCATTTCTTGAAgatatttaaaatgaatatgttaggtttatgatttaattagaccaaaacaaaagaaataaacataaacaaaattgcaaaattacaaattttataaaataataagactaaacgtctttattttaaaatgaaaggatcaaaatcatgaattttttaaaataaaaaaaaaaaccatatgtctcaattttaaaatagaggaatcAAAATTATGGATCAAACAAACTAAGAAGaccataattatatttaagccTCTTTATTGCTGAAggtttatatttgatatttcttTCTGTATGcgtaataaaatcatgatataaatatatacaaatataaaattgtaataCCATTCTCATGAAAAATTGGGATCACATATACAATCGATTGcagcaaagaaaacaaaagtctGTGAAGTCATCTTTACCTATGCTTCTTGTACAAGTTTTATATCGCCTGAACAAAAATCCTATAATATATCGTTGTCTAGATAGTAAGTCTAATGCCTAGCACTATTTAAGAATCCATACTGACCCCAAAAAACAAATCTGGGAACGACCAAAATAGAAAAGGCAAATCTCTCCTTAGAACTCTCTCCAAGATTCAAATGTAAAATCATGGAATGGGAATGCATCTCGATGGCTGCTCCACTGACTTTGCTTCCTAAATCTAAATGAAAAACCATGGAATGGGAATGCATCTCGATGACTGCTCCACTGACTCTGCTTCCTAAatctaaatgaaaataaagtaagattaatcaattcaaataaGAATTTTAAACCATCAAACGGGACACATATTCAATAACTTTATCGCTACCTATTTTATAATCAGTGTTTGATAGTCTCCTAGAATGCATTGGGATTAAACATAAATTGTTGAACAAGCAATAAATTGAAGCGAGGGGCAGACATAATTAGAGAAGCAGAAGAGATACCCAATTCACATCTGTAAAGTAAGCATGCTTTAGAGAAGCTTCCGCAGAAATCCTTTTACTTGGGTCCAAGCATAGCATCATCTGCAAAAGCAAAATCAAGAGAAATTAACTGGGCATCAGAAAAAgagttaaataattaagattttcTTTAAGGAACAACAATTTATTTCCTTTCTATGTTTTCCAATATAAATTAAGGTTAACATAATTACATTATCGAAAATTTACCTTCATGGAAAAATATAAGCAATTAGAATTTTGGATTTACGTTTTTAATCAGGAGGCATTGTAAATAAAAAGTGTACAAGAACACGGATTCTAAATCTAAtgggaaaaaaaagggggagagagagagaaaaaaggatgtgcacaaaagaattaaaaaagcaacccccaattttaaaattaattgcagGCCTTTAGTGGCTAAAATCACAAACATCTGGCCACCAAAAACAAATTACAAACGTCTTGAGTCTGCTTCTTAAGAACTAATATAATATGACAGAAATTTATAGTTCTTAGAGACTATAGTAGAGTTTTGCATTCTGAAGGTCCATTTTCTGGATTAATTAATTCGCACCACTCAATAAAAACCATACTATGAAGCAAAACTTACTGATAGTAGATTCAGGCCACTTGGTTCCAGATCAGTAACAAATGTTTCCAGGCCCTGCACAGAAGCAAAGAGGCATGTGAATTCTCATAGCTTCTCAAGATTCTGTAACAAGACAACTAGCAAAATAACACAACTGAGAAATGAGAATTTAGTACCAATGGATCAAATTTGGAGCAGTAGATATGAAGGTTAGGCATTAATTTAGTGATTCCTGGCCATGTTTCCTCTGTGGGGGTACCTAACAATCTTCACATAGAAAATCTTTGTTATTTCTATTGCAAACAAGTGTATGCAAACATCAAATGATGGTTTATGTGGGTCTCATCTTACTTGAAAATCCCCTCCAATTCATCCCGGCAATTAATAACTTGGAATAAAGGTTGTCCAATTACCATCTCAGCAAATATGCAGCCAACAGACCACAAATCAACTTGAGTTGAATATTGTCTGGAGTGGCACAATATTTCAGGTGCCCTATACCAGGAAGTTCCTAACTGACAAGTGCATTAGTGAGGTGTTCACTATTAATAAGAATGATATTTCTATACCAAAACCAAACCTATGCCTATCATTTAATGAGCATTATTATTTGGAAATAAAGCTTTTATACTACACAAATGTATACTAACCAATCATAGTTTCAGACGGAAAGAACAAGTTGAAAAGCAAATATGCAACTAACAACGGCACCAAactttcttttacttttctctATTCATAAATCGGTTCACAAAAACTCTTCCTACCGTATAgcgtttttcttatttttacatTTGAAATAGGGACAGTGATTTACGAGaagtataaacaaaaatatagtcTGTCACTCTATCTATAtgcaaattaaatgataatatttccAGCAAAACTTTAGAATTCAGGGGGGAAAAAAGTAATACTGGAAGATATAATATTCATAGGATAAacttagaaaaaagaaaatactcctaaaatatagaaacttgaaaaaataatatataattaacacaAAAAGGCTAGAGGGAACCCCAAATTCTCTCTACCCCATACATATTCTTCACATAAATTCTAAATTTGGGTATGATATCTCCAGTGTTTCGTTGGCACAGAACATTGTTTTGCTGGTACAAAAGATCACaatagagtcaacaatgtttcAAAAGTAAGGCTTAAGTTTGTCTATGATATCCAAATTTGGTCGCTACAAAACatcacacaataaaaaaatttgcagGGTTCAGTACTTTTGTGTCTCATAAAAGCAATGCAACAAACAGTAGTTTTGTgtgaaatttataattgaatgtgAATACCAAAACATAAGAAATAGTGATGAAACAACAAACCAAAAGAGGAAGGTTCCTTCTCAGTCAATCATACCTTCTCAGTATATAAAAAGTCATCTGCAAACTCTCTAGCCAAACCGAAATCTGCTAGTTTGATCAACCTTTTGGAATGATTGATCAGTACATTGCTTGGTTTCAAATCTCTGTGCAGAACCTTCCGCGAGTGACAGTAAGCCACAGCAGAGAGTATCTGGAACATGAAACTCTGCAAGCAAAGGAATTCCAAGAGAACTTTAATCACAACTGGAGTATCTTAAAATTTGAGGTTCAGCAAAACTCAAACCCAGAAgctaaaacataaaatgagtTATTGTCGGACTGCATTTGGTTTCACAGGTGGGAATAATGAGTGCTTTTGACAGCAGTTAGATTTTGATGTTATAAAGAAATAGTGTTTTTGAAAACTTGTTGAGAATGAAGGAATATCATGAAACTCAATGTTAAAGCAATAGTTAGTAGCTTCTACcttcttaaaattacattcaaaaCATGAAACTCCGATTATTGCTAGCTAAAATTGATCTTGCCTCAAAGCCTTAGTTTGACTATAAGTGATAAAAATAGCTTTTATTAATTACACTAAATTTTATAGCAAACTTACAgataaaaacatccaaacataaatcattttacttgaaaatcaattctaactacaataaattttattaatcgcATGTTTAGTTTCCCATCCTGGATAAACATTTAGTTGCGTTGGGGATCCACATCCAGCAATACCTACCTATCGTGTCTCCAGACACactaaaattcaatttcaatcgaAATCAATTTTGCAAACGTTCATCCAAACGCACAGACTGATCTCACTTCTTAGAGAACGTACCTTCACAGTGGTGGCATCCTTGGGGTAACCTCGGTTGACAATGAACTGATGAAGGTCGTAATCGAGATGCTCGAAGACGAGGTTGACGTACCTGTTCTCTGTGAACCCTACCCTGAGCAGCTTCACGATGTTGGCGTGGTGGAGCTCTCTGAGGAGCGACACTTCCCGGATGATCTGCGCCGGAATGCCCTGGCTCAACCTGACCATCGTGATCTGCTTCATGGCCACGAGGGCGCCCGTGTGGACGTCGAGGCACCGGAACACCCGCCCGTAGCCGCCCTCCGCCGCCACATCCAATATCTTCACGTCCATCTGCGCCGCTCCGGGGCGCTCCCCACTTCGGCGCGAACACATGCTGCACTCGGCCAACCTCGCCAACCTGATACAAGTAATACCATGTGAtaggaagaaagagataaacTGAAACGAAGCGATGACGAgtgttaattaaattagatgtttgaaaaaacaaatgagGTGTGCAAGaagtattgttgttgttgttgattataTTGATAACTAATTTTGGTTGAAAGTGAATGATGCAGAGTGTGAATAATTACAGAGCATCAAAGGAACCGATCCAATCGCTTTCTTCATTCCACAttctgagagagagagagagggagggagGATTTGATAGAGTGTTGATAGCAACGATAATGGAATTCGGAACGAAACTTGTGAAGAACTGATGACTGAACCCACTCGATTTATAGTAATGCTGAAGAGACAGactatttaaaacttaaaagttgATATTTGTCAACTGATTTATATATagactattaattaattttaacttttaaagtttatttgtttttccaaACATACCCTCCCTTTTATTCTCTTTCTTCATAACATATCTGCTGCACCAACGCAAGCGAGGATAAGCGGCGCCAGTAGTCAGTCTACGGCAAGCAATGGCAGATCCGTTGCGGGGTTCGCCAGAAAATTATGGCAAAGTAGCGATTAGTGACTTtgcaattaaacataaaaccaCTCTCAAGCAATTAAAATCACTGTGTTTTTGAGTTTTCCCTTCCCTGCGTGCTTCTTGAACTTCAAAACGAAGTCATCAAACTTGACTGCGTTTTTGAGTTTTCTAAggccactttttatttttttttcgcaGCACTGAGCACGCGGCAGATGCTTCTCCGGCAGAAAAGGCCACTTCATCTTCGACAACGCGCACTTGCGCTCCGTCATGCCAATTTAGGACTCTGGCGAGGCGAGAGCGTAAGCTCCGCTTTATTGAAGAAGAGTTCATTAGGGCAGGCTTCGCGGTGGTGACGCTGGAAAGAGTGGTCGGTATCGGCTCTGATGAAGAGGGGGTTGGATTCGGAGCCAGTGAGACCTTCGATGTCGTCTTCTACCTTCGCCGAGTCGTACGCCACAACGGGTGGACAAACAGGGAAGTGTGGTGATGTCAATAAGGATAAATATGGAAATAGcccaaattttaaaatgttaaaatatactGTAAAATTGACAAACAGATGTCAAGCTTTTATTGATTCGGAGGATTATTCAACCTTTTGTATTCGGTTTCTTTAGCATCACTCCTGGATTTATTATTGGGTTGAGATTTCCCGCCTAAACAAATAACAAACTTGCCAGTAGTCAACAGAGATGTGCCACGTGGCGGATTCAGTGCTAGTTGGTTGCAATTCGCTGTTTTTTACTTAATGGAGCAAAAGTTTAAACGGgcttattttttgaatttttctacttaggtaatatgatttttttatacatattactttttttttg contains the following coding sequences:
- the LOC114388750 gene encoding cell division control protein 2 homolog; this translates as MCSRRSGERPGAAQMDVKILDVAAEGGYGRVFRCLDVHTGALVAMKQITMVRLSQGIPAQIIREVSLLRELHHANIVKLLRVGFTENRYVNLVFEHLDYDLHQFIVNRGYPKDATTVKSFMFQILSAVAYCHSRKVLHRDLKPSNVLINHSKRLIKLADFGLAREFADDFLYTEKLGTSWYRAPEILCHSRQYSTQVDLWSVGCIFAEMVIGQPLFQVINCRDELEGIFKLLGTPTEETWPGITKLMPNLHIYCSKFDPLGLETFVTDLEPSGLNLLSMMLCLDPSKRISAEASLKHAYFTDVNWI